One region of Miscanthus floridulus cultivar M001 chromosome 19, ASM1932011v1, whole genome shotgun sequence genomic DNA includes:
- the LOC136526463 gene encoding protein FAR1-RELATED SEQUENCE 5-like: MSDDDSLLEYSEIVMKMFGSEDDGFEFYNNYAYEKGFSVRKEYCEWDNGHNERTLRKFVCSCEGFRAEKEMDYRAFGDVVVFDGTYKTNQYNLTLVPFVGVNHHKSTVLFACGILSHEDTESYVWLLRSFYDAMIQKHPVSMITDGDHAMQKAISIVWPNSSHKLCVWHIEVCIARNLHTQDLKDKVRGFLYDRCSIEKIERKWIAFLAKEKVTDKDSWLYQMYEMREIWCVAYHAGKCYLGLRSNQHSESLHSRIQFNLDRKMTLLELIQYADHCLSKLHSNEAYLDFQASSKPCLQPDASTIEKEAANLFTPSVYFADVQYSVKAADKCYWIETVDGYDIVEYIVGRVDKGDKQYYVKCEICVVERKLKEISCSCLKLQSLRTPCSHIFFVLGHRGEHRLPDCCVLERWMRGAKRGFPPIRKSAMYDYSDSLQRYHELHNINQTASFVASQSLEAYGWLKCVLHEEAAMIPPNGGENGGKRFGPVLPQALDVDSADVFDPIHVPDRGAPKKKLKSVPDKSKKKCTLCKGEGHNRRTCSKREEETMLPEDVLDI, translated from the exons ATGTCGGATGATGATTCTTTGCTGGAGTACAGTGAAATTGTTATGAAGATGTTTGGCAGTGAGGACGACGGATTTGAGTTTTATAACAACTACGCTTATGAGAAAGGATTTAGTGTGAGAAAGGAATACTGCGAGTGGGACAACGGCCATAATGAGAGGACCCTTCGAAAGTTTGTTTGCAGCTGTGAAGGTTTCCGTGCAGAGAAGGAG ATGGATTATAGAGCGTTTGGTGATGTCGTCGTGTTTGATGGCACGTACAAAACGAATCAATACAACCTGACCCTTGTTCCTTTTGTTGGGGTGAATCACCATAAAAGCACGGTTCTTTTTGCCTGTGGAATTCTTTCTCACGAGGATACTGAGTCGTATGTGTGGCTACTTAGGTCATTCTATGATGCCATGATTCAGAAGCATCCGGTTTCTATGATCACCGATGGAGACCATGCTATGCAGAAAGCAATCAGTATTGTGTGGCCGAATTCATCGCATAAGCTATGCGTATGGCATATTGAGGTGTGCATTGCACGTAATCTTCACACCCAGGATCTGAAGGATAAGGTTAGGGGTTTTCTTTATGATCGTTGCTCCATAGAAAAGATTGAGAGGAAATGGATAGCATTCTTGGCAAAGGAGAAAGTTACAGATAAGGACTCATGGCTGTACCAGATGTATGAGATGAGGGAAATCTGGTGTGTGGCGTATCATGCTGGTAAGTGCTACTTAGGACTGAGGAGCAACCAGCATAGTGAGAGCCTACACTCTAGGATTCAGTTTAATCTAGATCGGAAAATGACACTGTTAGAGCTGATACAGTACGCTGACCACTGTCTTTCAAAGTTGCACAGTAATGAAGCGTATCTGGACTTTCAAGCAAGTTCTAAGCCATGCTTACAACCAGATGCTTCAACTATTGAGAAAGAGGCTGCAAATTTATTCACACCAAGTGTTTATTTTGCTGATGTGCAGTACAGCGTAAAAGCAGCCGACAAGTGTTATTGGATTGAGACTGTAGATGGCTATGATATTGTTGAGTATATTGTTGGAAGGGTTGATAAAGGAGACAAACAATACTATGTGAAATGTGAGATATGCGTTGTTGAACGCAAGCTGAAGGAAATTTCTTGTTCTTGTCTAAAGTTACAGTCCCTTAGAACCCCATGCTCACACATCTTCTTTGTATTGGGTCATCGAGGAGAACACAGGCTTCCAGACTGCTGTGTTTTGGAAAGGTGGATGAGGGGGGCCAAGCGTGGATTTCCTCCTATAAGGAAGAGCGCCATGTATGACTATTCCGATAGCCTACAGAGGTACCATGAGCTACACAATATCAATCAAACGGCATCCTTCGTAGCATCTCAATCACTTGAAGCATATGGGTGGCTGAAATGCGTTCTTCATGAGGAAGCTGCTATGATCCCTCCAAATGGAGGAGAGAACGGAGGCAAGAGGTTTGGTCCTGTGCTACCGCAAGCTCTGGATGTTGATTCTGCAGATGTCTTTGATCCCATACATGTGCCTGACAGAGGGGCCCCGAAGAAAAAGTTGAAGTCAGTTCCAGATAAATCTAAGAAGAAATGTACCCTGTGTAAGGGTGAGGGTCACAATCGGCGAACATGCTCCAAGAGAGAAGAG GAAACAATGCTCCCTGAGGATGTGTTGGATATATGA